One Neisseria sp. Marseille-Q5346 genomic region harbors:
- the tssI gene encoding type VI secretion system tip protein TssI/VgrG, giving the protein MNRTIVAHTPLGSQLLFKKMLGTESVSNLFEFNITLVSQNPNLQGKDIIGQSVTLEIDTEASNPRYLNGLVTDFGYIGEDEDEEGYHAYTCTTRPFMWYLTQNTDSRVFVDKSVLDIANEVLAPFGFPYQIKCQKGYRTRGFCVQYQENSFDFLNRLFEQEGIYYYFAHSNGSHELVITDDVGVLEAISSPNIPYHSRNTAPGAPNIAYIDIWEERDALKSSQFVTREYNYKNAKVPMMSSDSVHDFNSVSMEHYDFYTGFSDVAEAQNYSQVRSEDLKSQTKIITGSGTALTLAPGYTFILSKHPHASSNTEYTILKADYDFEEAGYTSGDRIGKFRISFRVLPKSYPYRPPLKTPKPKVLGTQAATVTGPAGEEVYTNEYGDIKVQFHWDRYGKMDENSSNWVRVTQGSAGAGYGSINTPRIGEEVLVDFINGDADRPIVLGRLYNSAMSPPWGFPAAAKQSGIKSKSFNSPLANFNELMFNDTAGSEMVNFQAQKDLTSLVKNNETRNVNNDRTTTIGNNETVTVVGDRAKTVQKNETASITQNRTKSVGQNETSSITQNQSISVGQNQSTSVGKDQSVSVAKNRTHSVGLDENIGIGKNQALSVGLDQNVSIGKNQALTVGANRNKTIVSNEVSSIGGNKQETVSLNGMSNVGIGQMTNIGAGYMLNVGGGWMTNVVGAEMHSVGLVMGLNAGLNIGLNAGNKITLSAGSKITLQVGNSMIVIDKNKISIVSKKVKIVGTSVVDMDGKKVDIN; this is encoded by the coding sequence ATGAATAGAACTATCGTTGCTCATACGCCTTTGGGATCACAACTATTATTCAAAAAAATGCTTGGTACAGAATCCGTTTCAAATCTGTTTGAGTTCAATATTACATTGGTCTCCCAAAACCCAAATTTACAAGGCAAAGATATTATTGGTCAGTCTGTAACATTGGAAATTGATACCGAAGCAAGTAATCCTCGTTACCTAAATGGTCTAGTTACCGATTTTGGCTACATTGGAGAAGATGAGGATGAAGAAGGTTATCATGCCTATACCTGTACCACTCGTCCATTCATGTGGTACCTCACTCAAAATACGGACAGCAGGGTTTTCGTTGATAAGTCCGTGTTAGATATCGCTAATGAAGTCTTAGCACCATTCGGATTCCCATACCAGATAAAATGTCAAAAAGGGTATCGAACAAGAGGCTTTTGTGTTCAATATCAAGAAAATAGCTTTGATTTCTTAAACCGCCTATTTGAACAAGAAGGCATCTACTATTATTTTGCCCACAGTAACGGTTCACATGAGCTGGTTATTACTGATGATGTCGGTGTTTTAGAAGCCATTTCATCCCCTAACATCCCCTACCACTCTCGAAATACTGCACCAGGGGCACCAAATATCGCCTATATTGATATTTGGGAAGAACGAGATGCTTTAAAATCTAGTCAATTTGTTACTCGAGAATACAATTATAAAAATGCCAAAGTTCCGATGATGTCTTCAGACTCAGTTCATGACTTTAATTCGGTATCTATGGAACACTATGACTTCTACACGGGTTTTAGTGATGTGGCAGAAGCACAAAATTACAGTCAGGTTCGTAGCGAAGATTTGAAAAGCCAAACCAAGATTATTACTGGCTCAGGCACTGCACTGACACTTGCTCCGGGTTATACGTTTATCTTGAGCAAACACCCTCATGCATCTTCCAATACCGAATATACTATTCTAAAAGCTGATTATGATTTTGAAGAGGCAGGCTATACATCTGGAGACCGTATTGGTAAATTTAGAATTTCATTCCGCGTATTACCGAAATCTTATCCATACCGCCCTCCTCTTAAAACTCCCAAGCCAAAAGTTTTAGGGACACAAGCAGCTACGGTAACAGGACCTGCTGGTGAAGAGGTTTACACCAATGAATATGGTGATATTAAAGTCCAGTTTCACTGGGATCGCTATGGAAAAATGGATGAAAACAGTTCCAACTGGGTACGAGTAACTCAGGGCTCTGCTGGTGCTGGCTATGGCTCTATTAATACACCACGCATTGGCGAAGAAGTACTGGTTGATTTTATTAATGGTGATGCTGATCGACCTATTGTATTAGGCCGTCTGTATAACAGCGCAATGTCGCCACCATGGGGATTTCCTGCTGCAGCTAAGCAATCCGGTATCAAGAGTAAAAGTTTTAACTCCCCATTAGCCAACTTTAACGAACTGATGTTCAATGATACTGCTGGGTCTGAAATGGTCAACTTCCAGGCACAGAAAGATTTGACCTCACTTGTTAAGAACAATGAAACCCGCAACGTCAACAACGACCGAACCACTACAATTGGTAATAACGAAACTGTAACAGTAGTAGGTGATCGAGCGAAAACCGTTCAAAAAAACGAAACTGCTTCAATTACCCAAAACCGTACTAAATCAGTCGGCCAAAACGAAACTTCCAGTATTACCCAAAACCAAAGCATTAGTGTCGGCCAAAACCAAAGTACTTCTGTGGGTAAAGATCAGAGTGTTTCTGTCGCTAAAAATCGAACCCATTCTGTTGGTCTCGATGAAAACATTGGCATCGGTAAAAATCAGGCTTTAAGTGTAGGCTTGGATCAAAACGTTTCTATTGGCAAAAATCAAGCGTTGACCGTTGGTGCCAATCGTAACAAAACCATTGTATCCAACGAGGTAAGCAGCATTGGTGGTAATAAGCAAGAAACCGTCAGCCTAAATGGTATGAGCAACGTTGGTATCGGGCAAATGACCAACATTGGGGCTGGCTATATGCTAAACGTCGGAGGTGGTTGGATGACCAACGTTGTTGGTGCTGAAATGCATAGTGTTGGCCTAGTTATGGGACTTAATGCAGGTTTAAATATTGGCCTTAATGCCGGCAATAAAATTACCTTATCTGCTGGGAGCAAAATTACCCTTCAAGTAGGCAACTCCATGATTGTAATAGATAAAAATAAAATCTCTATTGTTAGTAAAAAAGTTAAGATCGTTGGCACTAGTGTAGTAGATATGGACGGCAAAAAAGTTGATATCAACTAA
- the tssM gene encoding type VI secretion system membrane subunit TssM: protein MKKIIYFLGSRSLWVMLGITGLIILVWFIGPLISIGEVRPLVSKTIRFAVCTIIIGIWLAKAIFRQYRESRRNAALLKEIRAAQEPILKSANDVSSMSRQFAEMDKVLKNAKFSKSKNSLLARLEEGQYLYQMPWYVVLGAAGSGKTTALKRSGLNFPLESTLGTSVSGLAGTRDCDWFLSDEIVFLDTAGRLSLHDNHSSKDSSDWEEFVTLLQRYRPKQPINGVLVTVGVDDLLGGKTNIIEISVELRKRIHEMHTKLGIHFPVYLMITKLDLLHGFNEFFNHLTEEQRNQYLGIPLSNTEGMETPIATASNALADIVDKLRSSMLGTVHQLESTEDKAAAFAFPEEFERLNQAVLSLFKELSKSSKFEQPIAWRGVYFSSSTQTGQHLNPILEGLQSDFQLSKKYLDSNQASTQNNEHSFFLNRLFADVILSEANLAGENKSWFVKKQILYWLGIGAIATIVIACLTMMLNSYSNNQSYLEQVDKKATDLASDVKKYTDGPDLLKAVTFAEQVRDTTTSKEIPDLLSPPLSYRMGLYQGSQMKDVGESAYYRILQDNVMPLISYKLDELLRTANGSNNINGYDALKAYLMMFHKEHFDAAFMQNWLMSNLSKTESSGMSDQQKKSVEKALNQILSKQSITPSVPYDEELVERRRQEIAQRDIATMVLEDTINTVTLSGKGGVTPVSFSSMGGVQSHLLFRRKTGGTLKEPINFIYTKEAYITKVLPAMVKSAEQFFNEDNWVLGDYASLSQSKASVLFDAQRIYFSNYIKVWNSYLSDLSLVTPKSSRESTQIAKLLSEKNSPLVNIIKGISDNTTLTIDKQITEKAGSKITNWLNRAGLSKLLESEEGNNVKNELAALKQATPVDDAFADFHILTETTNDQPPAINNVTEAINDLYVYLVAVNVAVEKGVDLPPDDPFVKYKAEVNRLPPPFRQMLDNFSEIILKNTNKIVDEKILSTLEKQMATLTNSCQEIHQQGYPFDKGSEDNVALESFTSIFGPNGIYSKFTNLTGEAAVLARSEKLETLTAKNDAFKDRFAKLNDIADIRQGYFDKGSETPTFDFSVKVLILDTSLESVNISYAGKSYVYSHGPVNPVTFTWPSKSENALAKIDISSSQINSAGISSTGPWSIFRLIEKGKIIRQTGNTTVVEYSIKGKNLVLEFTTSTAFNPFNLSKLRNFQCI, encoded by the coding sequence ATGAAAAAAATTATTTATTTTCTAGGTTCTCGCTCTTTATGGGTGATGTTGGGTATTACCGGCCTGATTATATTAGTATGGTTTATTGGACCATTGATCTCCATAGGTGAAGTTCGCCCTTTAGTAAGCAAAACTATTCGTTTTGCAGTGTGTACCATTATTATTGGTATTTGGTTGGCTAAAGCTATATTTCGCCAATATCGTGAATCTCGACGAAACGCTGCTTTATTGAAAGAAATTCGAGCAGCACAAGAGCCTATTTTAAAAAGTGCAAATGATGTTAGCTCTATGAGCCGCCAGTTTGCTGAAATGGACAAAGTATTAAAGAATGCTAAATTTTCTAAATCTAAAAACAGTTTGTTGGCTAGACTAGAAGAAGGTCAATACCTCTATCAAATGCCATGGTATGTTGTCCTAGGGGCAGCAGGATCTGGTAAAACGACTGCACTCAAACGTTCTGGCCTTAACTTCCCCTTAGAGAGCACTTTGGGGACATCTGTAAGTGGCCTAGCAGGTACACGAGATTGTGATTGGTTCCTATCGGATGAAATAGTATTTCTCGATACAGCTGGTAGATTATCTTTACATGACAATCATAGCAGTAAAGATTCTAGTGACTGGGAAGAATTTGTAACGCTGCTACAACGTTACCGACCTAAACAGCCAATAAACGGAGTATTGGTTACTGTAGGTGTAGATGATTTATTGGGCGGAAAAACCAATATAATAGAAATCTCAGTAGAACTGCGTAAAAGAATCCATGAAATGCATACTAAATTAGGTATACATTTTCCAGTTTATCTTATGATAACCAAATTAGATTTATTGCATGGTTTTAATGAATTCTTTAACCATCTAACTGAAGAACAAAGAAATCAATATTTAGGGATTCCTCTATCTAATACGGAAGGAATGGAAACCCCTATCGCTACTGCTTCTAATGCCTTAGCAGATATTGTAGATAAATTACGCTCCTCTATGTTGGGTACTGTTCACCAATTAGAATCCACTGAAGACAAGGCTGCAGCTTTTGCATTCCCTGAGGAGTTCGAGCGTCTTAATCAGGCCGTACTTTCCCTATTTAAAGAACTGTCTAAATCTTCAAAATTTGAGCAACCTATCGCATGGAGAGGTGTTTATTTTTCAAGCTCAACTCAAACAGGACAACATCTCAACCCTATACTGGAAGGTTTGCAAAGTGATTTCCAATTATCTAAAAAATACTTGGATTCAAACCAGGCCTCTACTCAGAACAACGAACATAGCTTTTTCTTAAATAGACTATTTGCTGACGTTATTTTAAGCGAGGCAAATTTGGCTGGTGAGAATAAATCTTGGTTTGTCAAAAAACAAATCTTGTATTGGCTAGGTATTGGAGCTATTGCAACTATAGTAATCGCATGTTTGACAATGATGTTGAATAGTTACTCCAATAACCAATCATATCTTGAACAGGTTGATAAAAAAGCAACTGACTTAGCTTCAGATGTAAAAAAATATACAGACGGCCCTGATTTACTTAAGGCTGTAACATTTGCTGAACAAGTTAGAGATACAACTACCAGTAAAGAAATTCCAGATTTATTATCCCCTCCGCTCAGCTATCGTATGGGCCTTTATCAAGGCAGCCAAATGAAAGATGTTGGGGAGTCAGCCTATTATAGAATTCTTCAAGACAACGTAATGCCATTAATCAGCTATAAGTTGGATGAACTTCTACGCACAGCTAATGGCTCCAACAATATTAATGGCTATGATGCATTAAAAGCTTATCTTATGATGTTCCACAAAGAACATTTTGATGCTGCTTTTATGCAAAACTGGTTAATGTCCAATTTGTCTAAAACAGAATCATCAGGTATGAGTGACCAACAAAAAAAATCTGTTGAAAAAGCTCTGAATCAGATTCTTTCAAAACAAAGCATTACACCAAGCGTTCCCTATGATGAAGAATTAGTAGAACGTCGTAGACAGGAAATTGCGCAAAGAGACATTGCAACCATGGTATTAGAAGATACCATAAATACAGTTACTCTCTCTGGAAAGGGAGGAGTTACACCTGTATCCTTTTCAAGTATGGGTGGAGTGCAAAGTCACTTGTTATTCCGACGTAAGACTGGTGGAACTCTGAAAGAACCTATTAACTTTATTTATACCAAAGAAGCCTACATTACTAAAGTTTTGCCTGCTATGGTTAAATCTGCAGAGCAGTTTTTTAATGAAGACAACTGGGTATTAGGTGACTATGCTTCTTTAAGTCAAAGCAAGGCATCTGTCCTTTTTGATGCCCAAAGAATCTATTTCAGTAATTACATCAAAGTTTGGAATAGTTATTTATCTGATTTGTCATTAGTAACACCAAAGTCATCACGAGAGAGTACTCAAATTGCTAAGCTGCTATCTGAAAAGAACTCACCTTTAGTCAATATTATTAAAGGAATTAGTGATAATACGACTTTAACTATTGACAAACAAATAACAGAAAAAGCTGGAAGCAAAATTACTAATTGGTTAAATAGAGCAGGACTCTCGAAACTCTTAGAGAGTGAAGAGGGGAATAATGTAAAGAATGAATTAGCTGCTTTAAAACAAGCAACTCCAGTCGATGATGCTTTTGCAGATTTCCATATATTAACTGAAACCACTAATGACCAACCTCCAGCTATTAATAACGTTACAGAAGCTATAAATGATTTATATGTTTATTTAGTTGCCGTTAATGTTGCTGTAGAAAAAGGAGTGGACTTACCACCTGATGATCCTTTCGTAAAATACAAGGCTGAAGTAAATAGACTGCCACCTCCCTTTCGCCAAATGTTAGATAACTTTTCTGAAATTATTCTGAAAAACACTAACAAAATTGTTGATGAAAAAATTTTATCTACTTTAGAAAAACAAATGGCCACATTGACTAATAGTTGTCAAGAAATACATCAACAAGGATACCCTTTCGATAAAGGATCGGAGGACAATGTCGCATTAGAGAGTTTCACCAGTATATTTGGTCCCAATGGTATCTACAGTAAATTTACCAACTTGACTGGTGAAGCTGCCGTATTGGCACGCTCAGAAAAACTGGAAACTTTAACTGCTAAAAATGATGCGTTTAAAGATCGTTTTGCAAAGCTAAATGATATAGCAGACATTCGACAAGGGTATTTTGATAAAGGCTCAGAAACTCCTACATTTGACTTCTCGGTTAAAGTTTTGATTCTTGATACTAGTTTAGAAAGTGTAAATATCTCATATGCAGGGAAAAGCTATGTATACAGCCATGGTCCTGTAAATCCTGTAACCTTTACTTGGCCATCGAAGAGTGAAAATGCTTTAGCTAAAATAGACATCTCCTCCTCCCAAATTAACAGCGCAGGTATTAGTTCAACTGGGCCTTGGTCAATCTTTCGCCTTATTGAAAAAGGTAAAATTATTCGCCAAACAGGAAATACCACTGTTGTCGAATACAGTATTAAAGGAAAAAATCTTGTACTTGAATTTACTACTTCTACTGCCTTTAATCCCTTTAATTTAAGTAAATTAAGGAATTTTCAGTGTATTTAA